From the genome of Suricata suricatta isolate VVHF042 chromosome 3, meerkat_22Aug2017_6uvM2_HiC, whole genome shotgun sequence, one region includes:
- the LOC115286940 gene encoding C-X-C chemokine receptor type 2-like codes for MEIDWENISLEDLFDDAENYSYITDMPDILSDSAPCRPESLEINQYAIVVIYALVFMLSLLGNSLVILVVLYSRVSRSVTDVYLLNLAVADLLFALTLPIWAASKAKGWIFGTSLCKMVSLLKEINFYSSILLLACISVDRYLAIVHATRTLTQKRHWVKFICLGIWALSLILSLPIFIFRRAVNPPYSSPVCYEDMGANTTKWRMVMRVLPQTFGFLLPLMVMLFCYGLTLRTLFEAHMGQKHRAMRVIFAVVLVFLLCWLPYNLVLVADTLMSSTYGWPAEDANGCIVKVEAHLAQEQEVLQSQRPPHANTGSQQTRDSIE; via the exons ATGGAAATAGACTGGGAAAACATCAGCTTGGAAGATCTCTTCGATGATGCGGAAAACTATAGTTACATCACTGACATGCCCGATATTCTATCAGACTCTGCCCCATGTAGGCCAGAATCTCTGGAAATCAACCAATATGCCATAGTGGTCATCTATGCCCTGGTTTTCATGCTGAGCCTGCTGGGAAACTCCTTAGTGATACTGGTTGTCTTATACAGTCGGGTCAGCCGCTCTGTCACTGATGTCTACCTGCTGAACCTGGCTGTAGCCGACTTGCTTTTCGCCCTGACCTTGCCAATCTGGGCTGCCTCCAAGGCAAAGGGCTGGATCTTTGGCACATCCCTGTGCAAGATGGTCTCACTCCTGAAGGAAATCAACTTCTACAGCAGCATTCTGCTGCTAGCCTGCATCAGCGTGGACCGCTATCTGGCCATTGTCCATGCCACACGCACCCTGACCCAGAAGCGACACTGGGTCAAGTTCATATGCTTAGGCATCTGGGCCCTATCCCTGATCCTGTCCCTGCCCATCTTCATCTTCCGCAGGGCCGTCAATCCCCCCTATTCCAGCCCAGTCTGCTATGAAGACATGGGTGCCAATACAACAAAATGGCGGATGGTGATGAGAGTCCTTCCCCAGACTTTTGGCTTCCTTCTGCCCTTGATGGTCATGCTGTTTTGCTATGGACTCACCCTGCGCACACTGTTTGAGGCCCACATGGGGCAGAAACACCGGGCCATGAGGGTCATCTTTGCTGTTGTGCTCGTCTTCCTGCTCTGCTGGCTCCCCTACAACCTGGTCCTGGTCGCAGACACCCTCATGAG TTCAACGTATGGATGGCCCGCTGAAGATGCCAATGGCTGCATCGTGAAGGTCGAAGCACACCTGGCTCAGGAGCAGGAAGTGCTCCAGAGTCAGCGGCCGCCCCACGCTAACACGGGGAGCCAGCAAACAAGGGACAGCATAGAATAG